The sequence below is a genomic window from Candidatus Methanoplasma termitum.
TTTTTATTATAGAAGACATCCTACCCTTATGCACATTGTCCAAGTAGGTATGGAATACGATGTTCTCAGAGAGAACAACAAGATCGCTAATTCCAATTACCGCCTGCTTAAGGATCACGGCATCAAGACGATAGAGTTCATGGGTTCGATCGGATCCGGCAAGACCGCTCTGATAATAAAATTGGCAGAGAAGATGAGAAAGAAGGGCCTCAAAGCATGTGCTATCGCAGGGGACGTTACGGGGGACGATGACCAAAGGAGAATGAAAGCGTCCGGCCTCGAATCCGTTAACTGCAACACCGGCCACGAATGCCATCTTGATGCGAACCTGATCAAGAAGAGCCTTGAGAAAATAGATCTGGACAGATATGATGTCATACTTATCGAGAACGTAGGGAATTTGGTGTGTCCCGCCGACTTTCCGTTGGGGGCTGATTACAGGGTCGTTGTTATCTCAACGACGGAAGGGGACGACATGGTGAGAAAACACCACGACATATTCCTGCATTCGGATGTTGCGATCTTGAATAAAATGGACATTGCCGATGCCGTGGGAGTCGACCCGGAGATCATTTTGAACGATTACAGAAAACTCACCGGCGGACTGAAGACCATGTACAGATGCAGTGTGAGAACAGAGGACGGCCTGGACGAGATAATGTCTGCGCTGGGATTGTGAGGTGGAACTATGAGGATCTTAACTGTCGGCGGAGGAGGGAGAGAACATGCCGCTGTTGAGGCATTGTTCCGCTCCGGCGCCGAGATATATTCGGTGATGAGGAATGTCAACCCCGGAATAATAGGCAGAGCAAAAAAATATAAGATCGTCGACGAAAAACGTATCGACGACATCTGCGAGTTTGCAATAGAACACGATATCAATTACGCATTCATCGGACCGGAAGCTCCCTTAGAGGTCGGCCTCGTTGATGCCCTGGAGAATATAGGGGTGAAATGTGCCGCACCTACGAAAGCGGCGGCAAGGATAGAGACCTCCAAGGCTTTCATGAGAGAGCTTGTTTCGAAGCATAACATCGATGGTAACCTCAAATACGCATCATTCAACAATGCGAGCGATGCCGAGAAATACATCAGAGCGCAGGCCTCCGAGATCGTCGTCAAGCCGATCGGATTGACGGGGGGGAAGGGAGTGAAGGTCCAGGGAGAACACCTCCACAACCATGAAGAGACGATGGCGTACGTCAGAGAAGTTCTGAGCGTAAGCAGTATGGGCGGCGTTATCATCGAAGAGAAGGCGGTCGGTGAAGAGTTCACCCAGATGGTCTTCGTCGACGGCAAGCACATAGCGCCGATGCCTTTGGTACAAGATCACAAAAGGGCCTATGAGGGAGATGTCGGCCCCAACACCGGGGGAATGGGTTCATATTCTGATGCGAACCACCTTCTTCCGTTCGTTCCCGAAGAAGCCAGGAAGAAGTCCCTGGCGATACTTCAGCAAATAGTCAACGCAATGAGTGCCGAAGGATGCCCTTATGTCGGCCCGATGTACGGTCAGTTCATGCTCACAAAGAACGGCCCAAAGATCATAGAGATCAACGCAAGATTCGGAGACCCGGAGGCAATGAATGTCCTTCCCATATTGGAGACCGGGTTCTTTTCCATCATCAAGGATATGGTATCCGGAAAGCTCAAGGATGACATAAAGTTCAAGCCTCTTGCCACAGTGTGCAAATACATTGTCCCTATCGGCTACGGGACATCTCCCCAGTCCGGGCATGAGATAAGCGTTAACGAGAAAGGCGTCAGTGAATGCGGTGCGGAAATGTTCTATGCCAATGTGGATATGGTCGACGGTAAACTTCTGACAGGGACATCCAGAGCGATCGGTTTGGTCGGGATCGGTGCGACGATCGAGGAAGCTGAGCAAAGATGCGAATCTGCCCTGAAATTCATTTCAGGCAGCGGCATCTGCGTACGTCAT
It includes:
- the hypB gene encoding hydrogenase nickel incorporation protein HypB, whose protein sequence is MHIVQVGMEYDVLRENNKIANSNYRLLKDHGIKTIEFMGSIGSGKTALIIKLAEKMRKKGLKACAIAGDVTGDDDQRRMKASGLESVNCNTGHECHLDANLIKKSLEKIDLDRYDVILIENVGNLVCPADFPLGADYRVVVISTTEGDDMVRKHHDIFLHSDVAILNKMDIADAVGVDPEIILNDYRKLTGGLKTMYRCSVRTEDGLDEIMSALGL
- the purD gene encoding phosphoribosylamine--glycine ligase translates to MRILTVGGGGREHAAVEALFRSGAEIYSVMRNVNPGIIGRAKKYKIVDEKRIDDICEFAIEHDINYAFIGPEAPLEVGLVDALENIGVKCAAPTKAAARIETSKAFMRELVSKHNIDGNLKYASFNNASDAEKYIRAQASEIVVKPIGLTGGKGVKVQGEHLHNHEETMAYVREVLSVSSMGGVIIEEKAVGEEFTQMVFVDGKHIAPMPLVQDHKRAYEGDVGPNTGGMGSYSDANHLLPFVPEEARKKSLAILQQIVNAMSAEGCPYVGPMYGQFMLTKNGPKIIEINARFGDPEAMNVLPILETGFFSIIKDMVSGKLKDDIKFKPLATVCKYIVPIGYGTSPQSGHEISVNEKGVSECGAEMFYANVDMVDGKLLTGTSRAIGLVGIGATIEEAEQRCESALKFISGSGICVRHDIGKRSLIQKRVDHMKSL